Genomic segment of Candidatus Lernaella stagnicola:
ATCCCGCAGATCGCCGCTTTGGGCGTGCGGGTGATTAACGCGACCGAGGGCGGCGCGAAAATTCGTGGGGCCGAACAACTGCCTTTCGCCGAGGTGACCGACCGTTTGCTGGGCGACGAAGTGTCGATTCAGTCCTCCATCGACGAGGCGTTCCAGCCCGATCCCCTGCCGAAACCCTTGATATTGCAGGAGTTAGCAAGCACGAAAAAAGGTTTGCAGGAAATCGTACGGCGGGCCGAAAAAGGGCGCGGACGGGCGATCAAAGCGCAGAAACTCATGGATCGCCCCGACGTGCCGGTCGATCATGTCAACCAACTGATCGCAAAAATAGACCACGACGAAAAGACCTTACTGAAGCTGGCTTCGGAACTTTCGGATCTGCTGACCGCCGTGGGCGGCCGTGAGATTCTCGTCGCGACCACGGCGTTTGACTACGAAGGACTTTCCCGTCAGGACGCGGTGCGCCTGAACCTCAAACAAACCGCCACGATGTACAACGGTCTGGCAAGAGCCGGGCGGCACGTGCTGAACAAGATCAAGAGCCTCGAGGCGGCGCTGGCCGACATGCCGGACGACTGACTACAAATCCAGTTCGACTACCGTGACGCCGTCGCTGCCCTCGCCGCGACGCCCAGGCCGGAAGCTGCGCGCGTACGGACAACTGCGCAAATAGTCACGCACCAGCCGCTTGAGTACGCCGGTGCCGTGGCCGTGGATGATCGTCACTTCGCCCAGGCGCATGCGAAGGGCTTGGTCGAGGAAGCGTTCGGTTTCGATCACGGCGTCGTCGCCGGTTTGGCCGCGTAGATCCAACCGCGTGAAGTTCCCATCGTTTTCGTGCGTGACCACGGCAACCCGGGGCCGCAACGGAGCCGGCGCGGGCTTGGCGTCGCGACGCAGGAAGCACCCCTCGGCGGGCACCGTCACCTTCTTCTCGCGCATGAGCAGGCGCACGTTGCCGCGATTGTCGGGGCGCTCGAGCAACATGCCGCTTTCGTCCAGCGCCCGCACGAAGATTTCCGCGCCGTCGGGTACGGCATCCCAGTCATCGATGGGCAGCAGGCCTTCGGGCAGGGGCTCACTTTCCACGGCCGGCAGCACGGCCTCGGCTTGTTCCGCCACCCGGCGCAACTGCGTGCGCGCTTTTTCAGCCGCTTCAAACGACGGCGCCGCCTGCAGTTCGGCAATGACGGCTTTGATCTCTTTCTTGGCCAAATCGAGTTCCTGTTTGAGGCTTTCGCGCTCGGCTTCGGCGATGCACCGCTTCTTCTCTCGCAGTTCGGCCAATATTTCCTGCTGGCGCTCTCGCTCGGCCTCTGCCTCGGCCAACGCCGTTTCCGCCTTACGCGAGGCCGACACCCATTTTTGCCGCTCTTCTTCCAAGCGACCGATCACCGCCTCGAGCTGGGTATCGGTGCCGCCGGCGAAATCGCGCGCCGCTTCGACCAGCTCGGCCGACAAGCCCAGACGCGCGGCGATAGCAAAGGCGCTCGACCGCCCCGGCGTACCGGGCAGCAATTGGAAGGTGGGGGTCATCGATTCTTCGTCGAAGGCCATGGCCGCGTTGCTCCATCCATCTCGGATTTGCGCAAAGGCCATCAGGTCGGAAAAATGCGTGGTCACAAAGGTGCGCGCCCGCCCGGCGTGCAATTTTTCGAGAATGGCCTTGGCCAACGCCACGCCCTGGGCGGGATCGGTGCCCTCGCCGATTTCGTCGATCAGCACGAGGCTGTTGGGCACCAGTTCGTCGACGATGTACTTGAGGTTCAGCAAGTGGCTGGAAAAGCTCGACAGGTTGGCTTCGATCGACTGCTCGTCGCCGATGACCGCAAAGACGCGGCGGAACACCGGCATGCGCCCGTCGGGGCCGCAAGGTAGATGCAGCCCGGCGCGGAGCATCAGCGCGCACAGGCCGATGCTTTTGAGCAGCACGGTTTTGCCGCCGGTGTTGGGTCCGGAAAGCACCAGCGTGCGCACGTCCTCGGCGACCACGTCGTTGGGGATCACGTTGTCCATCTGCAGCGCCAGCAGGGGGTGGCGCATCGCGGGCAGGAAAATCGTCCCGGACTTGGTCGCTTCCACCGGGTGCGCCTTGAGGTCGTCGGCGAGGCGGGCCTTGGCGAAGATCACGTCCAGGGCTGTCATGACGTCAATCGCCTCTTCGAGTTCGTCGATCACTTCGGCGACTTTGTAGGTCAGTTCGAGCAGGATGCGATGGATCTCGCGGTCGATTTCCAACTCGGCGGTACGCAGGCGGTTGTTCAGATGCGTGATCTGCCGCGGCTCGATGTACACCGATTGCCCGGTTTGGCTGATGTCGTGCACGATGCCGTCCAGCGTGCCTTTGCGTTCGACTTTCACCGGCACGACAAAGCGCCCGTTGCGCAGCGTAAATATCCGTTCTTGCAGGATATCTTCGTAATCCGGGCCGGCGATCATGCGCTCCAACGTGGCGTGAATCTGGTCGTGAACGACGCGGTAGCGGTCACGCAGTTGGCGCAGTTCCGGGCTGGCGTTGTCGGCCACGCGCCCGTCGCGTTCGATGCGGGCGAAAATTTCCTTTTCCAACAGTGATTCGGCAGGCAGAAGGTTGGCCCGCTGGGCCAGGCGCGGCAAGCGTTCGCTTTCTTCCTCGAGCAGCGCCCGCGTTTTGCGGCTAAGACGCAGCAACGCAGCTACCGCCAGCAGGTCCGTCCCCTCCAGAGCGCTGCCGACCCGGGCCCGCTTACCGATGGGGCCGATGTCGCGCACGTCGGCAAACGACAACTCCACACTGCGGAGCAGCAGTTCGCGCGCCTCGGAGACGTCGCTCATCATCGCGCGGGCCGCATCCACGTCAGCGGCGAGTTCCACTTCGAGGCAGGCCGCACCGCCCAACTCGGATGTCGCCCGCTTCGCCAGTAGCGTCAACAGGCGATCCCATTCCACCAGCGCCGCGGCTTTGCCGATCGCGTAAGGGCTCATGTGTTCATCCTCATCTCCGGTTCCCTCAAGCTAGGGCGGGGACCAAGCGGCCGACTTTAATGCTCGCCGCATGCGGCAGCAATCCGCCGCCGACGCCCTCGAACCAGCCGTGAATTTGGTACGCTTGGGGCTGGAAGGTCAACAGGCAAATTGCCACCGGGGCTCCGGCCGGAATGTCGCGCAGCGGCGCCACGGTCCCGGTGCCGCAGACAAGCGCCCCAGAGCCGGCCGGTACCATCGAGAAGCAGGGCAGTGCGAGCGGTTTTCCGTCCTCGTCGAGGTAGGCGACGGATTTGACGGCCTTGAGCATCGAAAATCGCTGCGCCACTTCTTGCGGCAGTTCGTGCGGGTAGTCGTCGCCGCGGGCGATGCCGAACATGCGTACGACGGCGTATTCAATCGTGAGCCGCAGCGAGGAAATCCGGCCCGCGGCGGTCACCGCAACCGGTCGCAAGCGGCCCCAGCGGCCAATGGGATCGCCGGGCGCGCCGTCTTCGAAGGCGACGAATTCGGTTTGCAGATTCCACCAGTTCATCCGCTGGTCGATGACCAGCAGGGCGCTGCGCGGATCGTGGCCGAGATCGTGTAGGACACGGTCGGGCAGCACGGCGGCCAAGCGCAGTTCGTCGCCGTCTCGCCGGGCCGATAGCGCGGGCACGAGTGAGGGCTGGTCGTCGGCTCCGCGCGTGGCCAGAAAACGCGCCGCACCGTCGCCGGTCAGGGCCTGTTGCAGCAACGGCGATGGGGTGAAGGTTTCGGTCATCGTGGGCTCGGGCTCCCTCATTGTCGCATCGCGTAGCCGTCGGATTCGTTGATGATGCGGCTGTGGCCGACCGGTAGCGTCTGGCTGCAATCGCCGTCGGTGTCGGTGATCACGAAGCCGAAGACGAAGGGGTGCAGGTGGCCGCCTTCCAGACAGGCCGAGTAGATCGTCGGGCGGCGGTACTCGCAATCGTCGACGGCGGAGTACCCGGAAATATCGGCGTACACGGAGAAGCATCCTTCGCTGCCGGCGATGAAGGCGTTGTTGTCGCTGGAGCTGTCGGCCCCGCCTTGGTAGGCGATGCCGATCCGCCCGGCGGCCGTCTGCTCGCTGAATTCAAAAAGGTAGGCCACGATCACCAGGCTCAGATCGAGGTCGTCGTAGACAATCTGCAGCGAGTCGGCCCCGAAACCGCCATCGACCGTGGGCGGCTCGTCGCCGAAATACAGCGGCAGGCCCGCACTGCGGAAAGCCTCGAGCTGTTCGGGCGTAAACAGGTCGTTGACGCCGTCGGGCACTTCGTCGATGTTGCCGTCCCCGTCACCGTCGACCGGGTCGTTGGGGTTGCCGCCGCCCAGCGAGGCCACTTGGGGCTGCTCGGCGTCGCCGCAGCCGATCATGACCGGCAGTAGAACCATACTGATTAGACCTATGATCGTGAGGCGCATTGTGTCATTCTCCCGTCCTTGCGCCGCTATGGTAGCGAATCGACGCGGCGCGGGCTAGACGGCGGGCGATTGTTTTCCAGAGCGGGTCGCATTAGCGGTCGATTGACACTGGCAAGTCCCTTTTGTACCTTCGGTCAATCTTTTCCGGGTCGGAATTGAGAGGACTGTATGAGAAAAGGTGTCGCGTTCGTAATCATCCTTGTGTTGCTGGCCGGAGCCGTGCTGGCCGGCTATTGGAATGCGCCGCAGGGCGATTTCATCTGGGACGACATCAACCTCATCGTCTTCGACTATCAAATCAAAAGCTGGAACTTCATGTCGCGGATCTTCACCCGCGACTTCTTTGGTTTTTCCGACGATAACCGCAAGTATGGTTACTATCGACCACTGGTGACGATTACCTACGCGCTGGACTGGAAGCTGTGGCGGAACAATCCGGCCGGCTATCACTGGACCAACCTACTACTCCATTTCGTCGCTACGGTGCTGGTTTTCTTAGTGTTTTTCCGATTGGCGGGCCGCACCTTCGTGGTACCCCTGCTGGCGGGCTTGGCGTTTGCGGTACACCCGATACACACCGAGTCGGTCACGTGGATTTCCGGACGCACGGACGTAGTGTGCGCGCTATTCTATTTTGCGGGCTTGCTCTGTTTTATGATTCACGCCGAGCGGATCGCCGCCCGGCGGAAGCTCAACCCGCCACCGGGCACGACGGCGGGCGCCGCGGAGCGCGACCCGTGGCTGATGCTCGCGCTTTCCATTTTGTTGTTCATGGCGGCGGTTCTGTCGAAAGAAATGGCTTTGTCGTTACCGATCGTTACGACGGTGTTTCTGCTCATCTTTGTGACGGGACTCAAAGACCTCAAACGCTTGGTGTGGTTTATTCCGGCGCTGGCCGCGCAGGCAATGGCCGTGGGCGGCTACTTCCTATACCGCTACATCAAGGTCGGTTACAGCCAACAAGCTAAAGATCCCTTTGACACGATCACGACCATTCTCAGTTTCATCAAGACCATCGGCTACTATTCGGCGAAGATTTTCGTACCGGTACACCTGTCGGCCTATATCCAGAATCCGCTGGTCGAATCCGTGCTGGAAGGGCCGTTCCTGGCGGGCTTTGTTTTCGTCGCGGCCCTCGTAGCGCTCACCGTCTTTACGTGGCGGCGCGATAAAATCATCTCGTTTTCGATTCTCTTTTATCTTGCTTCGCTGCTGCCGCTCTCTAATTTCATTCGCATTAGCGGCCCCAAAGACATGGGATTCATGACCGCCGAGCGCTTTCTTTACATCCCCAGCGCACCCTTCCTACTGCTGATCGCCGTCGTCGCCGGGCGCCTTTTGCAGCGCCTGAGCGGTTGGCTGGCCGACCGGCAATGGGGGGGCGTGGGGCTGCGGCATCGTCTCGTCGCGGCGCTTTTGGTGGTGATGATGCTCGCCTCGCTCACGGCGCTGACCGTGCGGCGCAACATGGATTGGTACGACAACGAGACGCTCTTTACGAAGATGATCGAGGACGCGCCCAACGCCACGTTGCTCTACGTCGTGTTGGGCAACATCTACCGGATGGCGAAAAAGTACGACAGGGCCGAAGCGGTACTCAACAAGGCGCTGGAATACATTGCGCCGCGAGATCGCGAAGAGCCGACCTGGATCTACAACGACCTGGCCGGCATCTACGCCGAGCAGCATCGTTTCGACGAAGCGCTGCAGTTGATGAAATTCGCCAGCCGCACCCGCATGCACAATAGCGCTGTGCTCTACAACTACGGCGAAATCTACCGCGCCATGGGCGACTGCCGCACAGCCATCGAATACTACCAGCGCAGCCTGGTGATTCATCGCGACAACCGGCCCGCCTTCATTAAGATGGGCCTGTGTTTCCAACAGCAACAGCGATGGGAGCTGTCCAACAAATCGTACCTGGCGGCCCTCGAACTGACACCGAACAGCGCGAACCTTCTTAACCAGGTCGGCTACAATTACCTGCGCATGCGCAATCTACCCAAAGCCGAATACTACCTGGCCGACGCGCTTCAGCAAAAAAGCAACCATCGCCGCGCGGTCGTCAACTACGCGTTGCTGCGTTTCGAACAAGAGAAAACCGCCGAAGCCGTCGATGTGTTGCAGCAACACTTGGAGAAAAAACCCCGCGACGCCGACGCCCACGCGATGCTCGGCACGATCCTCTCGCGCATGGGTCGGCTGCGCGAGGCGGGCCCGCACATCAAAGAAGCGCTCGCGATCAATCCCAAACACGTTCAAGCCCGCTTGACCCTCGCCACACTTAACCTGGAAAAATTCCCGGACAAAACACGCGGCATTCTCCATGCGATTTTGCAGGACGTGCCCGGCCACGTGGAATCGACCTATGCCATCGGTCGTAGCTACGAGCTGGAAGGCAAGCGGGAAGAAGCGATCCACTGGTTCAAGAAGACCCTGGAACTCAATCCCGGTCATCCCGAGGCGCAAATGCGTTTACGCGAACTGGCTGCCCTGCCGGCGACTGGTTCGGAAGACAAAACGGGTGACGTGACGGCCGATGAAGAGTGAGCCCCTCTCAAGATAACCAATCTCAAAAAAGCCCTTATCGGCCAGAACCGCTCAATTTTGCTTGATAAAATTTCCTGTTGCAATTCCGAGATTAATTGGCTTTAATACGTTTAAGCGGTATCCGACTTATGCCAAATGCGCGTAGGTCGTATGTGAATAGTTTCGCAGGCTGAAAGAAGTATTTGAAAAGGGAGGTGATGTTTCTAGCCTCGATTCGAAAATTCGACGCACCGTTTTATGCAATTTATTTCTGAGGAAGTTTAGAAAGAATAAGCGGTGCGGAGGAAAGGAGGGATAACGTGTCCAAGAAATTCCTTTTTATGGCTCTGACCATGGCGCTTGTTTTTGCTCTGTCAGGTTTTGCCTTTGCGCAAGACGACGACACGGCAGGCGATGACGACACTACAGAGGGCGATCCGTTTTCATTGACCGGTACGGCCAACGGGGAATATCCCGTAGTGCTGGCTTCGGAAACTGAATACGAATTCGCTTTTGAAGTGTTCAACGAAGGCGGCGGCGAAGTCGCGATTAAAAACGTGGCAATCACGCTGCCGACCACCAGCTATGCTATCGGCGCCTACGAAGAGACGTTCGACGGTGTGCACGACGGCTACTTCTGGCAAGCAGCCTTCGATGAAGACACCGCGACGATTTCGTGGGAAGCTTTCGGTGCGACTTCCTCGGTTGAAATGGGCGATATCCAAGAAGGCGACATGCTCACCTTCTCGTTCTTCGCTACGACCGATACGGAGCCCAACGACGGCTTTAGCTGGGTGTTGACCGGTGATGACGCCGGCGCCACAGTTGTCAACGGCATTTGGTTCTTCGGCGAAGTCGCCGACGACGACGACACCGGTCCTGAACCGGGCGACGACGACACAGATGACGGCGACGACGATGACGACGACGATTCCGGTGGCTGCGGCTGCTAGTTACTGCTAGCTAACAAGCCAAAAATTAAAAACCCCGCGGGCGAAAGTCCGCGGGGTTTTTTCGCTTGGCCGCACCCCGACACTCGTGATAAGCTAGCGCTTACTGCAACATGGATTTCGCGTTTTTGGTGGTTTTAATAGTTAGTTAACGTCAATGGAGGGACGGACCATGGACAACCGGTTTTTCCTCGCCGTGTTTGTTCTGTTTTTCGCGGCTTCGCTCGTCGTAGTACTTCCCGCATTTGCCAACCCCTTGCCGGCGGACGTTTTCAACGTCGTGGGCGGCAGCGCCAACGGCCAGTTTCCGGTGGCTTTGCAGCCCGGCACGGAATACGAGTTCGCCTTCGATGTGTTCAACGAAAGCGGCGATTCGGTGTCGATCATCGACGTGATGATCACATTGCCCACGACCTCCTATGAGGTCGGCGCGTACAACGACATCACCAGCGGCTTGCACAACAATTT
This window contains:
- a CDS encoding endonuclease MutS2, which encodes MSPYAIGKAAALVEWDRLLTLLAKRATSELGGAACLEVELAADVDAARAMMSDVSEARELLLRSVELSFADVRDIGPIGKRARVGSALEGTDLLAVAALLRLSRKTRALLEEESERLPRLAQRANLLPAESLLEKEIFARIERDGRVADNASPELRQLRDRYRVVHDQIHATLERMIAGPDYEDILQERIFTLRNGRFVVPVKVERKGTLDGIVHDISQTGQSVYIEPRQITHLNNRLRTAELEIDREIHRILLELTYKVAEVIDELEEAIDVMTALDVIFAKARLADDLKAHPVEATKSGTIFLPAMRHPLLALQMDNVIPNDVVAEDVRTLVLSGPNTGGKTVLLKSIGLCALMLRAGLHLPCGPDGRMPVFRRVFAVIGDEQSIEANLSSFSSHLLNLKYIVDELVPNSLVLIDEIGEGTDPAQGVALAKAILEKLHAGRARTFVTTHFSDLMAFAQIRDGWSNAAMAFDEESMTPTFQLLPGTPGRSSAFAIAARLGLSAELVEAARDFAGGTDTQLEAVIGRLEEERQKWVSASRKAETALAEAEAERERQQEILAELREKKRCIAEAERESLKQELDLAKKEIKAVIAELQAAPSFEAAEKARTQLRRVAEQAEAVLPAVESEPLPEGLLPIDDWDAVPDGAEIFVRALDESGMLLERPDNRGNVRLLMREKKVTVPAEGCFLRRDAKPAPAPLRPRVAVVTHENDGNFTRLDLRGQTGDDAVIETERFLDQALRMRLGEVTIIHGHGTGVLKRLVRDYLRSCPYARSFRPGRRGEGSDGVTVVELDL
- a CDS encoding tetratricopeptide repeat protein, which gives rise to MRKGVAFVIILVLLAGAVLAGYWNAPQGDFIWDDINLIVFDYQIKSWNFMSRIFTRDFFGFSDDNRKYGYYRPLVTITYALDWKLWRNNPAGYHWTNLLLHFVATVLVFLVFFRLAGRTFVVPLLAGLAFAVHPIHTESVTWISGRTDVVCALFYFAGLLCFMIHAERIAARRKLNPPPGTTAGAAERDPWLMLALSILLFMAAVLSKEMALSLPIVTTVFLLIFVTGLKDLKRLVWFIPALAAQAMAVGGYFLYRYIKVGYSQQAKDPFDTITTILSFIKTIGYYSAKIFVPVHLSAYIQNPLVESVLEGPFLAGFVFVAALVALTVFTWRRDKIISFSILFYLASLLPLSNFIRISGPKDMGFMTAERFLYIPSAPFLLLIAVVAGRLLQRLSGWLADRQWGGVGLRHRLVAALLVVMMLASLTALTVRRNMDWYDNETLFTKMIEDAPNATLLYVVLGNIYRMAKKYDRAEAVLNKALEYIAPRDREEPTWIYNDLAGIYAEQHRFDEALQLMKFASRTRMHNSAVLYNYGEIYRAMGDCRTAIEYYQRSLVIHRDNRPAFIKMGLCFQQQQRWELSNKSYLAALELTPNSANLLNQVGYNYLRMRNLPKAEYYLADALQQKSNHRRAVVNYALLRFEQEKTAEAVDVLQQHLEKKPRDADAHAMLGTILSRMGRLREAGPHIKEALAINPKHVQARLTLATLNLEKFPDKTRGILHAILQDVPGHVESTYAIGRSYELEGKREEAIHWFKKTLELNPGHPEAQMRLRELAALPATGSEDKTGDVTADEE